A DNA window from Allokutzneria albata contains the following coding sequences:
- a CDS encoding DUF6355 family natural product biosynthesis protein: protein MRPKVFRTFAVVCAAVAGVAVAAPVAQAEAPIGERCGAYIVLQTSGGHMLKYKNCSDYAVRIEIDMRYEPNRFECMRPWENRLVEWYQIADNAWYTDTLC from the coding sequence ATGAGACCGAAGGTTTTCCGAACGTTCGCAGTGGTCTGCGCAGCGGTTGCCGGCGTTGCCGTCGCCGCCCCGGTTGCTCAGGCGGAGGCGCCGATCGGCGAGCGGTGCGGTGCGTACATCGTGCTCCAGACCAGCGGCGGTCACATGCTCAAGTACAAGAACTGCAGTGACTACGCGGTCAGGATCGAGATCGACATGCGGTACGAACCCAACCGGTTCGAGTGCATGCGGCCGTGGGAGAACAGGCTCGTCGAGTGGTACCAGATCGCGGACAACGCGTGGTACACCGACACGTTGTGCTGA
- a CDS encoding elongation factor G, with protein MRMLNLGIVAHVDAGKTSLTERLLFSSGAIRRLGSVDDGSTTTDGMDLERRRGITIRSAVAAFTTADCRVHLIDTPGHTDFVAEVERALGVLDGAILVISAVEGVQAHTRVLMRTLRAMRVPTILFVNKIDRVGARHTELLADIRRLLSDTAIPLNRPVDLGSRAADVVEIAPDAALLAEHSDAVLESYVDGQVDENLLREELRAQSRAGLAHPVLFGSAITGVGISALLKGIAELLPSVEAVPDGPLDGVVFAVEHGRQRLAVARLFSGSLAARDEVTFDSGSGVATMVLDVSGERTRVPSGGIARIGGLPLRIGDRLGSAGASRTPARFSPPTLETVVTADDPTALFTALSQLADQDPLIDVRRSSPGSLVVSLYGEVQREVIAARLEEEFGIAAVFSAPRVICVERVAGVGHAVQSIGDTTPVMHWATIGLRVEPGSSGVTFRLEVERGSLPAAFLTAIEETAHEELREGVHGWQVVDCDVTLTHSGFCSPVSVAADFRGLTPLVLADALAEAGTVVCQPWDEVELEVPEEALSSVLNALIRLDGLPETPLVRNGSALVEAVIPSARLREFHRVLPGLSGGSGVLTSRFSGHRPVSGEPPTR; from the coding sequence ATGCGGATGCTCAACCTCGGCATCGTCGCCCACGTCGACGCAGGTAAGACCAGCCTCACCGAACGACTCCTGTTCTCCTCCGGCGCCATCCGCCGCCTCGGCTCCGTCGACGACGGCAGCACCACGACGGACGGCATGGACCTGGAGCGGCGCAGGGGTATCACGATCCGCTCGGCCGTCGCCGCGTTCACCACGGCCGACTGCCGGGTGCACCTCATCGACACGCCCGGCCACACCGACTTCGTCGCCGAGGTCGAGCGCGCGCTCGGTGTGCTCGACGGCGCGATCCTCGTGATCTCGGCGGTGGAAGGCGTTCAGGCGCACACGCGCGTGCTCATGCGCACCCTGCGCGCGATGCGCGTGCCGACGATCCTGTTCGTCAACAAGATCGACCGTGTCGGCGCCCGGCACACCGAGCTGCTGGCGGACATCCGCCGTCTGCTCAGCGACACCGCGATCCCGCTGAACCGCCCCGTGGACCTGGGCAGTCGCGCGGCGGACGTCGTCGAGATCGCCCCGGACGCCGCACTGCTCGCCGAGCACAGCGACGCCGTTCTTGAGTCCTATGTGGATGGACAGGTAGACGAGAACCTGCTGCGGGAGGAGCTGCGGGCGCAGTCCCGGGCCGGGCTCGCGCACCCGGTCCTCTTCGGATCGGCCATCACCGGCGTGGGGATCTCCGCCCTGCTCAAGGGGATCGCGGAGCTCCTGCCCTCGGTCGAAGCCGTTCCGGACGGACCGCTGGACGGCGTCGTGTTCGCGGTCGAGCACGGGCGGCAGCGGCTGGCCGTGGCTCGCTTGTTCTCCGGATCACTGGCAGCACGCGACGAGGTGACCTTCGACTCCGGCTCCGGAGTCGCGACGATGGTCCTGGACGTCTCCGGTGAGCGGACGAGGGTGCCGTCGGGTGGCATCGCGCGCATCGGCGGACTCCCGTTGCGCATCGGTGACCGCCTCGGCTCGGCAGGCGCGTCCCGAACCCCGGCGCGGTTCAGTCCACCGACCTTGGAAACCGTTGTGACAGCGGACGATCCGACCGCGTTGTTCACCGCGCTCAGCCAGCTGGCCGATCAGGACCCGCTGATCGACGTGCGGCGCTCGTCCCCGGGGAGCCTCGTCGTCTCCCTCTACGGCGAGGTGCAGCGCGAGGTGATCGCCGCGCGGTTGGAGGAGGAATTCGGGATAGCGGCGGTGTTCTCCGCGCCGCGAGTGATCTGCGTCGAGCGCGTGGCGGGTGTCGGCCACGCGGTGCAGAGCATCGGCGACACCACCCCCGTCATGCACTGGGCGACGATCGGTCTCCGCGTCGAGCCCGGCTCCTCAGGCGTGACGTTCCGTTTGGAGGTCGAACGCGGCTCGTTGCCCGCCGCGTTCCTGACAGCGATCGAGGAGACGGCGCATGAGGAGCTCCGCGAAGGCGTTCACGGCTGGCAGGTGGTCGATTGTGACGTCACGCTCACGCACAGCGGCTTCTGCAGCCCGGTCAGCGTGGCCGCCGACTTCCGTGGTCTCACGCCGCTCGTGCTCGCGGACGCGTTGGCGGAAGCGGGAACCGTGGTGTGCCAGCCATGGGACGAGGTTGAGCTGGAGGTGCCGGAGGAGGCGCTGAGCAGCGTGCTCAACGCGCTCATCCGGCTCGACGGCCTGCCGGAGACACCGTTGGTGCGCAACGGTTCCGCGCTGGTCGAGGCGGTCATCCCCTCGGCTCGGCTGCGCGAGTTCCACCGCGTGCTGCCGGGGCTCTCCGGTGGCTCCGGCGTGCTGACCTCCCGCTTCAGCGGCCACCGCCCCGTCAGCGGTGAACCGCCGACCCGCTAG
- a CDS encoding SseB family protein, which translates to METGWGPANEVEREIAEALTAGDGKRFANAVIASPLYLPVLPEKGSERWRELSAQLPLDQPHVLVFTSTDAMSLLLGSYTRGHIETDYASLVRSWPGPQFQLAINPGLPIGSVMPVEALEQLRTGKEELIPAEALSSLVEERVNKRMRELCLAGLGLGAGALPAAAPPANELEEALAKAAAEADGEAFLAALWESDVVVPTSEEVEEIVLDPEVGFPWLDFEDAVPVFTSQEQLERTSNSVEFSAVVPFMALLALWPDAHHMLCLNPGAPTELFLSGETLLSILIEMDQLPPEPEQPDAPMPPLGHDRPDPHHADDHITPPHDLL; encoded by the coding sequence GTGGAAACCGGATGGGGCCCGGCCAACGAGGTCGAGCGGGAGATCGCCGAGGCCTTGACGGCGGGTGACGGCAAGCGCTTCGCCAACGCGGTGATCGCCTCTCCGCTGTACCTGCCGGTACTGCCCGAGAAGGGCAGCGAGCGCTGGCGCGAGCTGAGCGCGCAGCTGCCGCTGGACCAGCCGCACGTGCTGGTCTTCACCTCCACCGACGCCATGTCCCTGCTGCTCGGCAGCTACACCAGGGGGCACATCGAGACCGACTACGCCTCGCTGGTGCGCAGCTGGCCGGGTCCGCAGTTCCAGCTCGCGATCAACCCCGGCCTGCCGATCGGCTCGGTGATGCCGGTGGAGGCGCTGGAGCAGCTGCGCACCGGCAAGGAGGAACTGATCCCCGCCGAGGCCCTGAGCAGCCTGGTGGAGGAGCGGGTCAACAAGCGGATGCGCGAGCTGTGCCTGGCCGGGCTGGGCCTCGGCGCGGGAGCGCTGCCCGCTGCCGCCCCGCCCGCGAACGAGCTGGAGGAGGCGCTGGCCAAGGCCGCCGCCGAAGCCGACGGTGAGGCGTTCCTCGCCGCGCTGTGGGAGTCCGACGTCGTCGTGCCGACCTCCGAGGAGGTCGAGGAGATCGTGCTCGACCCGGAGGTGGGCTTCCCCTGGCTGGACTTCGAGGACGCCGTCCCGGTGTTCACCTCGCAGGAGCAGCTGGAGCGCACCTCGAACTCCGTGGAGTTCTCGGCGGTCGTGCCGTTCATGGCGCTGCTGGCGCTGTGGCCGGACGCCCACCACATGCTGTGCCTGAACCCGGGCGCGCCGACGGAGTTGTTCCTGTCCGGGGAGACGCTGCTGTCCATCCTGATCGAGATGGACCAGCTGCCGCCCGAGCCAGAGCAGCCCGACGCGCCGATGCCACCGCTGGGCCACGACCGCCCCGACCCCCACCACGCGGACGACCACATCACGCCGCCGCACGACCTGCTCTGA
- a CDS encoding ATP-binding protein produces MGDLIGRDRPLAVLLAESRKALSGRGGACFVTGEAGIGKTALVSAVVGSARAAGAAVVVGACWESEEAPDCWPWLQVVRELRPQHRFAQSGFEFYAALRDNVFRLVGEVWTLTFAERSVQVPDSKGLRDLHALLSNPGADISASWLLNPDAPKALGADDVLDDEAKARYRQRLDELESRIDEEPDARKAARLDAERQALLDELRAAAGLGGRTRRLGDTAERARKAVGNRVRDALRRLDDRHPALAAHLRGAVATGSTCRYDPAPGVTWRL; encoded by the coding sequence ATGGGGGACCTGATCGGGCGTGACCGGCCGCTGGCCGTGCTGCTGGCCGAGTCGCGCAAGGCGTTGTCCGGGCGAGGCGGCGCGTGCTTCGTGACCGGTGAGGCCGGGATCGGCAAGACCGCGCTGGTGTCCGCCGTGGTCGGTTCGGCGCGCGCCGCCGGGGCCGCGGTGGTCGTCGGCGCGTGCTGGGAGAGCGAGGAAGCGCCGGACTGCTGGCCGTGGCTCCAGGTGGTTCGGGAGCTGCGGCCACAGCACCGCTTCGCCCAGTCCGGCTTCGAGTTCTACGCGGCTTTGAGGGACAACGTGTTCCGGCTCGTCGGCGAGGTGTGGACACTGACCTTCGCCGAGCGCAGTGTCCAAGTGCCCGACAGCAAAGGACTTCGCGACCTGCACGCGCTGCTGTCCAATCCCGGCGCGGACATCTCCGCCTCGTGGTTGTTGAACCCCGACGCCCCCAAGGCCCTCGGCGCCGACGACGTGCTCGACGACGAGGCCAAGGCGCGCTACCGGCAAAGACTTGACGAACTGGAAAGTCGGATCGACGAGGAGCCGGACGCGCGGAAGGCCGCCCGGCTCGACGCAGAAAGGCAGGCGCTGCTCGACGAGCTCCGCGCCGCGGCGGGGCTCGGCGGAAGGACGCGCAGGCTCGGGGACACCGCCGAGCGCGCCAGGAAGGCGGTCGGCAACCGCGTTCGCGACGCGCTGCGGCGGCTCGACGACCGGCACCCCGCGCTCGCCGCCCACCTGCGCGGGGCCGTGGCGACCGGCAGCACCTGCCGCTACGACCCCGCGCCCGGCGTCACGTGGCGGTTGTGA
- a CDS encoding right-handed parallel beta-helix repeat-containing protein — MTRTLLVAPGQRGALPTIRDAIDNSDGDAVISIAPGEYAEELVLERRNIVLKARDPGTVTLLPPSGDQPTLSLTGGSLELHGLAVKCVDHPAIRVSGGKLKLTDVEASSGFAAVIMVGDGGSLDLRTSKIIGGQYGIIVEDADGVVDTCEIRDIADDAVILRLGAQVALRNLTIAGCGFRGVYMYQAGTSSVERCDISQTGDAGIAVADQTSPQIVECWVHDTQGVGITVGRGCGGVIEDCKVENTADPGVQIAEGARTEIREGASRAGKAAVGATVARSNQQDLAQVDKLLGDLDGMVGLESVKDEVRALIDEIQVNEWRRSEGLSVDAVSNHLVFAGAPGTGKTTVARIYGGLLKALGILPNGNFKEVSRRDLVGQYIGHTAEKAASAFDEARGGVLFIDEAYTLARSSGSGADFGQEAIDTLVKLMEDHRDEVAVIVAGYTKEMVDFLDTNPGLASRFAKTLTFENYSPEQLVKISQFVAKSADYVLGSDVEIALLEWFGQIDRDANFGNAREARKLLERMRKSQSTRLRGLGRRPTRDDLRTLTLEDLLHAISGAS; from the coding sequence ATGACTCGCACACTTCTCGTCGCACCCGGGCAGCGGGGCGCGCTTCCGACCATCCGCGACGCCATCGACAACTCCGATGGTGACGCCGTGATCTCCATCGCGCCCGGCGAGTACGCCGAGGAACTGGTGCTGGAGCGCAGGAACATCGTGCTCAAGGCACGCGACCCCGGCACCGTCACGCTGCTGCCGCCCTCCGGCGACCAGCCGACCCTGTCGCTGACCGGCGGCTCGCTGGAGCTGCACGGCCTCGCGGTCAAGTGCGTCGACCACCCCGCGATCCGGGTCAGCGGCGGCAAGCTGAAGCTGACCGACGTCGAGGCCTCCTCCGGCTTCGCCGCGGTGATCATGGTCGGTGACGGCGGCTCGCTCGACCTGCGCACGTCCAAGATCATCGGCGGCCAGTACGGGATCATCGTCGAGGACGCCGACGGCGTGGTGGACACCTGCGAGATCCGCGACATCGCCGACGACGCGGTGATCCTGCGGCTGGGCGCCCAGGTGGCGCTGCGCAACCTGACCATCGCGGGCTGCGGCTTCCGCGGCGTGTACATGTACCAGGCCGGCACCTCCAGCGTGGAGCGCTGCGACATCTCGCAGACCGGCGACGCCGGGATCGCCGTCGCCGACCAGACCTCGCCGCAGATCGTCGAGTGCTGGGTGCACGACACCCAGGGCGTCGGCATCACCGTCGGCCGCGGCTGCGGTGGTGTGATCGAGGACTGCAAGGTGGAGAACACCGCCGACCCCGGGGTCCAGATCGCCGAGGGCGCGCGCACCGAGATCCGCGAGGGGGCATCCCGCGCGGGCAAGGCCGCCGTCGGGGCCACCGTCGCCCGCAGCAACCAGCAGGACCTGGCGCAGGTCGACAAGCTGCTGGGCGACCTCGACGGCATGGTCGGCCTGGAGAGCGTCAAGGACGAGGTCCGGGCGCTGATCGACGAGATCCAGGTCAACGAGTGGCGGCGCAGCGAGGGCCTGTCGGTGGACGCGGTCAGCAACCACCTGGTCTTCGCGGGCGCCCCCGGTACCGGTAAGACCACCGTCGCGCGTATCTACGGCGGCCTGCTGAAGGCGTTGGGCATCCTGCCCAACGGCAACTTCAAGGAGGTCTCGCGCCGGGACCTGGTCGGCCAGTACATCGGTCACACGGCGGAGAAGGCGGCTTCGGCCTTCGACGAGGCCCGCGGCGGCGTGCTGTTCATCGACGAGGCCTACACCCTGGCCCGCTCCAGCGGTAGCGGAGCCGACTTCGGCCAGGAGGCCATCGACACCCTGGTGAAGCTGATGGAGGACCACCGCGACGAGGTCGCGGTGATCGTCGCCGGCTACACCAAGGAGATGGTGGACTTCCTCGACACCAACCCGGGTCTGGCGTCGCGGTTCGCCAAGACGCTGACCTTCGAGAACTACAGCCCCGAGCAGCTCGTCAAGATCAGCCAGTTCGTCGCCAAGAGCGCCGACTACGTGCTCGGCTCCGACGTGGAGATCGCGCTGCTGGAGTGGTTCGGCCAGATCGACCGCGACGCCAACTTCGGCAACGCCCGCGAGGCGCGCAAGCTGCTGGAGCGGATGCGCAAGTCCCAGTCCACCCGCCTGCGCGGCCTCGGCCGCCGCCCGACCCGCGACGACCTGCGCACACTCACCCTGGAGGACCTGCTGCACGCCATCAGCGGCGCGAGCTAG
- a CDS encoding carbon-nitrogen hydrolase family protein — protein sequence MREPLVIAVAQPQCASHEVAANAKIHAETVRAADARVVVFPELSLTGYEPEAVDCQLDDPRLEPIVEACAETGSVALVGAPVPGRHIAVLAVDGDGVSLAYKKINLHGVELDLFTPGERPAVITVDGWRLGLAICRDTGVPQHAADTAALGIDVYVAGVVEDKPDVVAERAQRTATTHEVYVAVSSFAGPTGGGFSETAGRSGIWAPDGTMIAFAGTDVGAVARAELS from the coding sequence ATGCGTGAACCCCTTGTGATCGCGGTAGCCCAGCCCCAGTGCGCCTCGCACGAGGTGGCGGCGAACGCCAAGATCCACGCGGAGACCGTGCGCGCCGCGGACGCACGGGTGGTCGTCTTCCCGGAGCTCTCCCTGACCGGCTACGAACCGGAGGCCGTGGACTGCCAGCTCGACGACCCGCGCCTGGAGCCGATCGTCGAGGCGTGCGCGGAAACCGGTTCGGTGGCACTGGTCGGCGCGCCGGTGCCCGGAAGGCACATCGCCGTGCTCGCCGTCGACGGTGACGGGGTCTCCCTGGCGTACAAGAAAATCAACCTGCACGGCGTGGAACTCGACCTGTTCACGCCTGGCGAGCGGCCTGCGGTGATCACTGTCGACGGCTGGCGGCTCGGCCTGGCCATCTGCCGTGACACCGGCGTTCCCCAGCACGCCGCGGACACCGCCGCGCTGGGCATCGACGTCTACGTCGCCGGTGTCGTCGAGGACAAGCCGGACGTCGTCGCCGAGCGCGCTCAGCGCACCGCCACCACGCACGAGGTGTACGTGGCCGTGTCCAGCTTCGCCGGTCCCACCGGTGGTGGGTTCTCCGAGACCGCCGGGCGCTCCGGCATCTGGGCGCCGGACGGCACGATGATCGCCTTCGCCGGCACCGACGTCGGCGCCGTGGCCCGCGCCGAGCTCTCCTGA
- a CDS encoding HNH endonuclease codes for MRVLVLNAGYEPLHTVSVPHAIRMLLRRVAEIHESDTGAGYGLFPRPRSVRLLRYVVMKWRHSQPPRWSRRGVLKRDNHICAYCGRTATTVDHVTPVSRGGARTSWLNTVAACGGTSRSCNARKADRLPEEAGMRLRFAPRVPSWDELSPLVVL; via the coding sequence ATGCGTGTCCTCGTCCTCAACGCCGGCTACGAGCCGTTGCACACGGTCTCGGTCCCGCATGCGATCCGCATGCTCCTGCGCCGGGTCGCCGAGATCCACGAGTCGGACACCGGAGCGGGCTACGGCCTGTTCCCGCGCCCGCGCTCGGTGCGGCTGCTGCGCTACGTCGTGATGAAGTGGCGCCACTCGCAACCGCCGCGGTGGTCCCGTCGCGGGGTCCTCAAGCGCGACAACCACATCTGCGCCTACTGCGGTCGCACGGCCACCACCGTCGACCACGTCACGCCGGTCAGCCGCGGCGGCGCCCGTACCTCGTGGCTGAACACCGTCGCGGCCTGCGGCGGGACCTCGCGCAGCTGCAACGCCCGCAAGGCCGACCGGCTGCCCGAGGAGGCGGGGATGCGCCTGCGCTTCGCCCCGCGCGTGCCCTCGTGGGACGAGCTGTCACCGCTTGTGGTGCTCTAG
- a CDS encoding haloalkane dehalogenase, whose amino-acid sequence MPTVDVLDSTMYFEDRGSGAPHVFLHGNPASSHLWRKVLPLVEGRRLAPDLIGMGRSGKPGIPYRYDDHARYLDAWFDAVDLDEVVLVGIDWGGSLAFDWAARNPARVRGIAFMETILKPMSREEFPAAAWDRFQALKDAEFDPALALGFLEQALAHTVLTGLSAEDADAYRAPFLAPESRRPLLEWPRAMPLEGRPADVVARVEEYDKWLMTSTDVPKLLLTFDTSPTLMVREVLTKWCVEHIAALETVHCGPAGHLAPEDRPEAIAAAINAWSRRYCGHGGPDRA is encoded by the coding sequence ATGCCCACCGTCGACGTGCTCGACTCGACCATGTACTTCGAGGACCGGGGCAGCGGTGCGCCGCACGTGTTCCTGCACGGCAACCCCGCGTCCTCGCACCTGTGGCGGAAGGTCTTACCCCTGGTCGAGGGCAGACGCCTGGCCCCGGACCTGATCGGCATGGGCCGCTCCGGCAAGCCCGGCATCCCGTACCGCTACGACGACCACGCGCGCTACCTGGACGCCTGGTTCGACGCCGTGGACCTCGACGAGGTGGTGCTCGTCGGCATCGACTGGGGCGGCTCGCTCGCGTTCGACTGGGCGGCGCGCAACCCCGCCCGCGTGCGCGGCATCGCCTTCATGGAGACGATCCTCAAGCCGATGAGCCGCGAGGAGTTCCCCGCGGCCGCATGGGACCGCTTCCAGGCGCTCAAGGACGCCGAGTTCGACCCGGCCCTGGCCCTCGGCTTCCTGGAACAGGCCCTGGCGCACACCGTGCTCACCGGCCTCTCGGCGGAGGACGCGGACGCCTACCGCGCGCCCTTCCTCGCTCCGGAGAGCCGTCGCCCGCTGCTGGAGTGGCCGCGCGCGATGCCGTTGGAGGGTCGTCCCGCCGACGTGGTCGCCCGCGTCGAGGAGTACGACAAGTGGCTCATGACCAGCACTGATGTGCCCAAGCTGCTGCTGACCTTCGACACCTCGCCGACCTTGATGGTGCGCGAGGTGCTGACGAAGTGGTGCGTGGAGCACATCGCCGCGCTGGAGACGGTGCACTGCGGCCCCGCCGGGCACCTCGCTCCGGAGGACCGGCCCGAGGCGATCGCGGCCGCGATCAACGCCTGGTCGAGGCGATACTGCGGGCATGGGGGACCTGATCGGGCGTGA
- a CDS encoding MarR family winged helix-turn-helix transcriptional regulator, translating into MEETPARLMGLPSWLLTQTAAHTHRIVLDGLAEAGARGHHYRLLATLEEFGPASQATVGRHAGIHLSDVVAALNELAEQGLVERSPDPEDRRRNVITITAAGRRQLRKLDKRLAKAQDELLAPLSADEREQLTRMLGRLLEHHKR; encoded by the coding sequence ATGGAGGAGACCCCCGCCCGGCTCATGGGCCTGCCCAGCTGGTTGCTGACGCAGACTGCCGCGCACACCCACCGCATCGTGCTCGACGGGCTGGCCGAGGCGGGCGCGCGCGGGCACCACTACCGGCTGCTGGCCACGCTGGAGGAGTTCGGCCCGGCCAGCCAGGCCACCGTCGGCAGGCACGCCGGCATCCACCTCAGCGACGTGGTCGCGGCCCTCAACGAGCTGGCGGAGCAGGGGCTGGTGGAGCGCTCGCCGGACCCGGAGGACCGGCGGCGCAACGTCATCACCATCACCGCGGCGGGCAGGCGGCAGCTGAGGAAGCTGGACAAGCGGCTCGCCAAGGCCCAGGACGAGCTGCTCGCCCCGCTCTCCGCGGACGAACGCGAGCAGCTCACCCGGATGCTGGGGCGCCTGCTAGAGCACCACAAGCGGTGA
- a CDS encoding phosphoribosylanthranilate isomerase, translating to MFVKICGLKTVADVECAVAVGADAVGFVLAKSPRQISVDEVARLVPASSALTVGVFLGQTVAEIRSIVAATGLGGVQLHGSAYTARDFAALADLGVTLIRAISTEAPVTVGSFGEDMLILDSPRAGSGEQWAWSALRGQTGRWMLAGGLTPANVAEAVATVSPWGVDVSSGVELTRGTKDHGLIRDFMKAVRTP from the coding sequence ATGTTCGTGAAGATCTGCGGCTTGAAGACGGTCGCCGACGTCGAGTGCGCGGTCGCCGTGGGCGCCGACGCCGTGGGCTTCGTACTGGCCAAGAGCCCCCGGCAGATCAGCGTCGACGAGGTCGCGCGCCTGGTCCCGGCGTCTTCCGCGCTGACCGTGGGCGTCTTCCTCGGCCAGACCGTGGCCGAGATCCGGTCGATCGTCGCCGCCACCGGGCTCGGCGGGGTGCAGCTGCACGGATCGGCTTACACCGCAAGGGATTTCGCGGCCCTGGCCGATCTCGGCGTCACCTTGATCCGGGCCATCTCGACCGAGGCACCCGTCACGGTCGGCTCGTTCGGCGAGGACATGCTGATCCTGGACTCACCGCGCGCCGGGTCGGGCGAGCAGTGGGCGTGGTCGGCGCTGCGCGGTCAGACCGGCCGGTGGATGCTCGCGGGCGGCCTGACCCCGGCCAACGTCGCCGAGGCCGTCGCCACGGTCAGCCCCTGGGGCGTCGACGTCTCCAGCGGCGTGGAACTCACCCGCGGCACCAAGGACCACGGCCTCATCCGCGACTTCATGAAGGCCGTCCGCACCCCCTAG
- a CDS encoding outer membrane protein assembly factor BamB family protein — protein sequence MSEHMSVAWTVALPEAPGGQLAAVPGGCAVATAGRLTVFDGSGRQLWSVETGAGPVRAPLAVPGGLLVRPENDDLVVRAADTGAEVRRWAAKGVIAVSLAPDGNLLTVDSTPALAKTSLKGSQLWSTALTARSFFPPVVTGELVVVPGKDGVHALDGDGGLRWVAKGPGRGVREPITVLRDGRLLVEFLEEIGSGLYAVDPGDGTTERVSSRWTPHQPITALPATADRFVAQGPTESPLPFTRSHTVMSVDLPGEVRWKSEVPAKPDLVLAAPDGHLFVIGRPQPRLSHRRAEKDSDYVLCLDPKGQRRWLWTLPEAMAYAPVLDADGTLYVGTRGTLLAVRP from the coding sequence ATGAGTGAGCACATGTCCGTCGCGTGGACGGTCGCGCTGCCGGAGGCTCCCGGCGGCCAGCTCGCCGCCGTGCCGGGCGGATGCGCCGTGGCCACCGCCGGGCGCCTCACCGTCTTCGACGGTTCCGGACGGCAGCTCTGGTCGGTGGAGACCGGGGCGGGCCCGGTGCGAGCACCCCTCGCCGTCCCGGGTGGACTGCTCGTGCGGCCGGAGAACGACGACCTCGTGGTGCGGGCCGCCGACACCGGCGCGGAGGTGCGGCGCTGGGCCGCCAAGGGCGTCATCGCGGTCAGCCTGGCGCCGGACGGGAACCTGCTCACCGTGGACTCCACGCCCGCGCTGGCCAAGACCTCGCTGAAGGGCTCACAGCTCTGGAGCACCGCGCTCACGGCCCGCAGCTTCTTCCCCCCGGTCGTGACGGGCGAACTCGTCGTCGTCCCCGGCAAGGACGGCGTCCACGCGCTCGACGGCGACGGCGGGCTCCGCTGGGTGGCCAAGGGGCCAGGGCGCGGCGTGCGCGAGCCGATCACCGTTCTGCGCGACGGCAGGTTGCTGGTCGAGTTCCTGGAGGAGATCGGTTCCGGCCTGTACGCGGTCGACCCCGGTGACGGCACGACCGAGCGGGTGTCCTCCCGCTGGACCCCGCACCAGCCGATCACCGCGCTGCCCGCGACCGCCGACCGGTTCGTCGCACAAGGCCCCACCGAGTCGCCGCTGCCGTTCACCCGCAGCCACACGGTGATGTCGGTCGACCTGCCCGGCGAGGTGCGGTGGAAGAGCGAGGTCCCCGCCAAGCCGGATCTGGTGCTGGCAGCTCCCGATGGCCACCTGTTCGTCATCGGCCGCCCGCAGCCGCGGCTGTCCCACCGCCGCGCGGAGAAGGACTCCGACTACGTGCTGTGCCTGGACCCCAAGGGGCAGCGGCGCTGGCTGTGGACACTGCCGGAGGCCATGGCCTACGCACCCGTCCTGGACGCCGACGGCACGCTCTACGTCGGGACGCGCGGCACCCTCCTCGCCGTGCGCCCCTGA
- a CDS encoding SDR family oxidoreductase produces MTILVAGATGTVGSEVVRQLAEAGHPVRALSRSPERHTAPAGVELARGDLAVPESLVPALEGVSALHLITFGGDEPLTTGPELVELARRAGVRRVSVLSGWEESSVERALRASDLGWTWLRPVEFMANALWWKENILATGRIEVFGDWPTAMVHEADIAAVAVAALTEDGHAGQNYLITGPEALTPEDRARVLGEAIGKRLTVRLLTEDEERAKLRSYGYSEEDVEFGIALGKNPPEVGMVPQPTVRQVTGRPGRTFAQWAAEHAGEFTTAT; encoded by the coding sequence ATGACGATCCTGGTTGCCGGAGCCACGGGAACGGTGGGCAGCGAGGTGGTGCGCCAGCTCGCTGAGGCGGGGCACCCGGTGCGCGCGCTGTCGAGGTCCCCGGAGCGGCACACGGCGCCCGCCGGGGTGGAGCTGGCGCGCGGGGACCTGGCCGTGCCGGAGTCGCTGGTGCCCGCGCTGGAGGGGGTGAGCGCGCTGCACCTGATCACCTTCGGCGGGGACGAGCCGTTGACGACCGGGCCGGAGCTGGTGGAGCTGGCGCGGCGGGCCGGGGTGCGGCGGGTCAGCGTGCTCAGCGGCTGGGAGGAGAGCTCGGTGGAGCGCGCGCTGCGGGCCAGCGATCTCGGCTGGACCTGGTTGCGGCCGGTGGAGTTCATGGCGAACGCGTTGTGGTGGAAGGAGAACATCCTCGCCACGGGCCGCATCGAGGTGTTCGGCGACTGGCCGACGGCGATGGTGCACGAGGCGGACATCGCGGCGGTCGCGGTCGCGGCGCTGACGGAGGACGGGCACGCGGGGCAGAACTACCTGATCACCGGGCCGGAGGCGTTGACGCCCGAGGACCGCGCGCGGGTCCTGGGCGAGGCGATCGGCAAGCGGCTCACCGTGCGGTTGCTGACCGAGGACGAGGAGCGCGCGAAACTGCGCTCCTACGGCTACTCCGAGGAGGACGTGGAGTTCGGCATCGCGCTCGGCAAGAACCCGCCGGAGGTGGGCATGGTCCCGCAGCCGACGGTGCGCCAGGTCACCGGTCGGCCCGGGCGCACGTTCGCGCAGTGGGCGGCCGAGCACGCCGGGGAGTTCACAACCGCCACGTGA